The genomic DNA ATCCGTTTCTAGGCTGGCGGGCGATACGAATCAGCCTGAAGCGCGTCGATCTGTTTTTGACCCAGCTTCGCGCAATTCTGCGCGCTGGTATATATGGAAAGGCGGCGATTATGCTACCCATGGTCGCCAGCTTGGCGGAGCTGCGTCAGGCGAAACAGCTGATCGCACAGGCGATGCAATCACTTGAGGAAGAGAAAATTCCGTTCGCGAGGGACATTGAAGTAGGGATTATGATTGAAACCCCTGCGGCCGCGATTATGGCGGCGCAATTTGCAAAGGAGTGCGATTTTTTCAGCATCGGGACCAACGATCTGACACAGTACACATTGGCGGTGGACAGGGGAAACCCGCTCGTCTGCCAGCTTTACAGCTATTTTCATCCGGCGGTACTGCGGCTGATTCATCAAGTGATATTAGCGGCGCACAGCCAAGGGAAATGGGTTGGCATGTGCGGCGAAATGGCGGGTGATCCCGCCGCCGTGCGACTGCTGTGTTCTTGGGGAATTGACGAGCTGAGCATGAGCCTTCCTCTCATTCCATTAGTAAAACAGGCTATTCTCGCCTGTGAAACCGACCGGCACTGGGCCGATGCGGTTCTGGCACTTTCAGAAACAGACCAAGTAAAAACCTATCTGGAATAGTGAACCTGAAAAAACAGAGGCATGTAAAAGCAATTTACTTGCTGTACATAAATGAAAAATGAAAGAGAGGCCGTTATTATGAAAAAGATAATCAATCATCCGGCAAATGTGGTTGACGAAATGTTGGAGGGGCTGACACTGGCGTATCCGCAGTATGTTCGCCGCCTAGAAGGGTTCAATGTCATCGTGCGTGCCGATGCCCCGTGTGATAAAGTGGCGCTGATCAGCGGTGGTGGCAGCGGCCATGAACCCTCCCACGCCGGATGGGTTGGCGAAGGCATGCTGGACGCAGCGGTCGCGGGTGCGGTGTTTACCTCTCCGACGCCCGACCAGATTTATGAAGCGATTAAAGCGGTTGACGCTGCAAAGGGCGTTTTGCTGGTTGTCAAAAATTATACCGGTGACGTGCTGAATTTTGAGATGGCTGCTGAAATGGCCGAAGCAGATGGCATTGAGGTGGCGCAGGTCGTTGTAAACGATGACGTGGCGGTGGAGAACAGCACCTGGACCAGCGGGCGCAGGGGCATTGCGGGTACTGTGTTGGTCCATAAGATTGCGGGCGCGAAAGCACAGGCTGGCGCAACGCTGGCGGAAGTAAAAGCCGTCGCCGAAAAAGCGATTGCCAATGTACGTTCTATGGGCATGTCTATTTCTCCTTGCACAGTGCCAGAAGCGGGCAAACCGAGCTTTGAGTTGACGGAAAATGAAATGGAAATCGGCCTGGGCATCCACGGCGAGCCGGGAACCCATCGCGAAGCCCTTCGCTCGGCGGATGAAATCACCGACCTTTTGCTGGAAAAGCTGTTCGCCGATCTCCCGTTAGAAAGCGGCGATGAAACGGCGGTTATGATTAATGGCCTTGGGGCTACGCCATTGATAGAGCTTTTTGTTGTCAACCGGCGGGTTGCGCATGTGTTTGCGGAAAAAGGAATTCAGATTGTTAAAACGTTTGTCGGGAACTATATGACCTCTCTGGAGATGGGCGGATTCTCCATTTCGGTCGTGAAGTTGGACGGAGAAATGAAGGGACTGCTGCTGGCTAAGGCGGATACACCAGCGCTTGTACAGCTGTAATTTCACGCGCGGTTTTATACCCTACAGCATTAAAATGTCCCGGCCGGTCTCGATAAAAAAGCCCGGCCGGGCATTACATGCGCCGACAGGCTGTTGTGTAAAATAAAAATGATTTTAGGTGGAAAGTTTGATAGGGAGGATTTTCATGGTACGAACGTCTCAGACCAAAACGCAGCTTGCCAATTCACTCAAAGAAATTATGAAAAAAGTGCCCTTTCATAACATTACAGTGCAAAATGTTGCGGACGACTGCAAAGTTAACCGCCAGACCTTTTACTACCACTTTAAGGACATGTATGATCTATTGGAATGGATTTATCAAAACGATATTTTCTGCGGATTCCAAGAAATTTCGGTAAAAAACTGGCAGAATGTACTGCTGGATACTATAAAATATGCAAAAAGAAACAAGTCTTTTTTACGCAATACCAATCGTTCTCTGCGCAAGGAAACGATAGAAAAATATCTATTTCCGTTTATCTACCAGCTGTTCGAGCTGGTTTTTGATGACGCCTGCAAGGATGCCCTTATCCGGACGGAGGAAAAGGTGTTTATCTTGAAGTTCTTTACACATGCCTATGTCAATGTCATTATTCAATGGATTGGAAACGGCATGCAGGAGGAAGACACCTTCCTGCTTGAAAAAGTGCAGATCCTCCGCAGGCTGCTGCAATCGTACCGCAACAGTCAGACGGCCGAGACGATTACCGTTTATAACGGACTGCAAAATATGGAGGTCAAAAACGGCGGAAAAATGCGCGGACAAATTATTCCAATGATGTCGGAGGCGGTCAATAATTTTTAAGAAATTCTTGTAATGTAAACAGAAATTAGGGCGGCTAAAAAATGAACTGAACCTTAAAGCTATGACGGAACACACCGTAGCGGGCAGTTCACTGCGGCTGCCCTTGTTATTTGCCATTTAATCAGTGGTGCTTATGGCATGAGAATGCCTGAGTTGATTGAAAAGCTCAAACGCGAAACCACAGTTTATTTCAAAAAGCGGGTGGGGCTTGACAAAGCCCCAATGGAAGGGTAAGGTTATGATGCCAAGCCAGAAATAAAAACAAAGCCCGACCGTTTAAACGCAAGGCTGGCACTTATTGAAAAGGATGGAAATTCCATGAAGCTGATAACCGTAAAGGACTATGACGCCATGAGCGAGGCTGCGGCAGAAATAATTATGCGGCAGATAGATTCAAAACCCAACAGCGTCATTGGCTTTTCCACTGGTTCAACACCCACCGGCACATATAAGCAGTTGACAGCATTCTGCGCCCAGGGCAGGGTGAGTTTTAAAAACGTGGTACCCTTTAATCTTGATGAATATGTAGGGCTAGCACCTGATGATCCGAACAGCTATGTGTACTATATGAAGGAAAACCTTTTTGACCATATTGACATAGACCCCGCCAATACCCATATACCAAATGGTGCAGCCGAGGATTTAGAGGCGGAGTGCCGTCGGTACGACGCACTGCTTGAGCGATATGGCAGCATCGACCTTCAGTTGGTGGGCATAGGGCAAAATGGGCATATTGGTTTTAACGAACCGAGCGACACATTTAGCGACAAAACCCAGATTGCTAAGCTTTCGGAAAACACCCGCGCGGTTAATGCGGCGCATTTTCGGTCTGCCGACGCTATGCCTCAGTTTGCCATAACCATGGGGGTGGGCGACATAATGCGTGCAAAGCGGATAATTCTCATGGTAAATGGTGCGCACAAAGCGCAGATACTCGATAAAGTCATGCATGGCGAGATAACGCCTCAGGTTCCGGCATCCATCTTGCAGCGGCATGATGACGTCACCGTTATTGCGACGCAGGATGCTTTTATTTAGCCGTCGAACAATCAAAAGCCCGCCCAAAAGGCGGGCTTATTTAATACTTCTACCGTTTTGCAAAGGATGGCTTCAATATCTCAGAATAGATAATTTTTCTATACGTGGTCACTAAAGGGTAAAATGCATAGCTGTAATTTGTACCGAAGAGGGAACGGATTACTTATTACTTACGTGGTGAGTTTAAAACTTGTCGGACGATCATTTTCAGTTATCTTTAGAAAATATTAGGGTAGTTTTGGTCGTCGTTTTTGGCCTTTCGTCGCATAAAAATCTCCCAAACGCAGTTTATAGTTCTGCGTTTGGGAGATTTGTTATTTAGAGCTTTTTCTTTTTCCGAAACTTCCAACTATAAGTGCCAATCGCCACAATTGACAGAACAAATGCCATAACCAGCTCGATACTTGTACTATTAGCTGAACTGGAGTTTTCTGAATTGTTTATGGTTACAGTTTTTTCGGGATGCGGCTGCTTTTGAGTAGAATTACTTGCGTCTACACCATTGGATTCAGGCGTAATGGGCTTTTTCAATTCCGCTTCCTTAGGTGCAGTCACTTTAATTACGCCGCCAGTTGTGGGATTTGTGATAATCGTTTTTGTCGGCGCATCTCCATAGAGCGTTTCAAGCAGAGAAAGCGGCCAGTATATCCGACTTGCATCCTCGTCCTGATACATTCCGGCAGGAACGGTAATGGTTTTTCCGCCGTTCCAATCAATGACAAGCGTAACGTCGGGACTTCTTCTAAGTTCACTCATCACAGAGTCGGGCATCTGATCAAACCACTTGGCGCTAACTTTAACCGTGTCCCCATTACGTGCAGCTTTAATTGCAGTTTCTACAACATCCCAAAACTTTTTTTGTTCTTCATTTGGGCCATTGTCACTGCTAGATGAACGCAATATCTTTTCAACCGGAACCATAAAGGTAAAGGTGCTGAATTCGGAGACATACATGCTTATAACATTGTTTTCCAGCGTATATTTCCCATGCGCAAGTGTGGTTCCTCTTGTAATTGTTTCAACAAGCGTGCCGTCTGACTTGTAGTGGTTTATAACCAGATCATCAGCCTGAGTTCCGCTCGGTAAAGTAAATGTAATGATTAAAGGCGAATGAAGCTGTTTTTTTATACCGTTTACAAACAACTCCGCCTTTATTTCTAGTACATTTTGCGTTTCCTTAACGTAGTTAGTTGGGGTTTGTTGTGTAAGCTTGACTTCAACATCTGCTGCATCTTTTTCACCGCTTGCTAATGCAAGACCATTTGTAGAAGGAGAAGAAATTTCGTTAGCAAGGTCTGACGGTGCAGTTAATGTTGTGCTTGTTGAGATATTGGCAATCAACCCATAAAGCTGGTCAAGATTTTTGATTGTATCGGGATCAAGCTTCTGCTTTTGGTCTTTGGTAAGCGCAATTAATTCCTGTGCGATATTGGTGACCATCTCTTTTTGAGTATCACTCATATTGTCGCCACCTGAAAAAATGTCATTGAGCATTTTCTCTATGCTCTCAATGTCATCATCGCTATTATTGGAGTGACCTGCATAGTTTTTCGGGTCATATTTCACCAGTACATGGGATACCGGCTTCCCATTAACAGAAAATTCGATCATTGAAATTCCTTTTTGCTTACCGGTTATGATCAAAGTCAAGCCGTTAATTTCAGAACCAACAATCTGAGGGCAAGAATTATGAATTGTTACCAAATCGGTAATCTCAATTCCGTCCATTGATAAAAGTGGTTCACCCTTAAAGGATATTGTTGGCGAAATCTCTGCCGTTGCACCTTCTTCAGCGATGGTCACTGCATTGTAACTATCGAATGTTACCAACACCTCCGTAAGCTTTACAGGCACTGGAATATCGACGGATTTTTCGTAGTTTGTGCTGTCTGTTGGATTAAAGGTTGCAAGGAAAGTCTGTGTTCTGTTTTCGTCATCGGCGACTAGCGCTGTTTTTGGTGTTTGCCATGACCAATAGCCAATATCCGATTTCGGAAGATTAACATCCTCAAGTGTTTTTTGAGTGTTTGTTATGGCATATAAATTCTTTGGCACCTCGTAGCCCTCCAGTATACTAGAGGGTGCTTTATTAACCGTAACCGATACACGCCCGGTGGCTGTGTTGTAGTTATTAGTATCATGAGGCGTGAAAATTACCATATGGCTTGATGTTCCCACTTCAGGCATAGTAGTATCATCATCCCATTCCCAAGTACCGGTAACTGCCAAGTTGCTATTATGTGGATTAACTGCCGAACCACCTGTTAATGTGCTGTCAGATAATCTTTGTCCGTATCTGATATCTGCTGCTATTGGCACCGTTATATTAGGGACTGCTTTTTTAACCGTAATCGATGCATCTGTTGTGGCTGGGTTGTAGTTTTCAGCATCATCGGGGGTGAAAACTACCGGATGGATGATTGCTTCCCCCGCTTGGTATGCCGTTGTATCATCCTCCCAAAGCCATCTGCCGGAGACAGTCAAACTACTATCATGTGGGTTCGTCGCCAAGCCGCCTGTTAATGTGCTGCCAGATAATGTCTGCCCAAAACAAATATCTGTTGCTGCCGGCGCGGTTAAAATAGGAACAGCTTTTTTAACCGAAACCGATATCGTTGCTGTGGCGACGCTATATTTTCCAGCATCATCAGGGGTGAAAATTACCTCATGGCTTGATGTTCCTGCTTTGGGTGCGGTCACAGTATCTTTCCACGCCCAAGTGCCGGAAACGGTTAAGGCACTGTTGTGTGGGTTCGATGCCATACCACCTGTTAAGAGGCTATCCGACAGCTTTTGACCGTAAGTGATCTCTGAAGCGGACGGCACCGTGATGCTAGGGGTTACTCTATCGACCGCAACCGCTACTGTTGTTGTGGTGGTGTTGTAATTTTCAGCATCGTTAGGCGTGAAGACGACCGTATGGATTGATGATCCCTCTTGGGGTGCGATCGAATCATCCGTCCAACGCCATGTACCGGGGATGGTCCATGCGCTGTTGTATGGGTTTGATGCCAAGCCGCTGGTTAACAGGCTGTCTGACAATTTTTGCCCGTAACGGATATCTGAGGCCTTCGGCGCAGTTAAAGTAGGCGTCGCTTTATTAACCGTAATCGATACATTCCCGGTGGATGTGTTGTAGTTTTCAGCTTCATCGGGTGTGAAGATGACCCTATGGCTTGACGTTCCCAATTCAGTCATGGTGGCATCCGTTTCCCACGTCCAACTGCCGGTAACCATCAGCTCATTATTAAGCGGATTAACTGCCGAGCCGCCTGTAAATACGCTGCCTGATAGTTTTTGGCCGTAACTGATATCTACTGCTGTCGGCGCAGTGATACTGGGGGTCACTTTATAAACCGTCACCGGAATAGTTACTGTGGCTGGGACGTATTTTTCGATATCATTAGGCGTAAAGATTATCTCATGGCTTGGTGATCCGGCTTTTGGCACAGTCGCAGTATCTTTCCACGCCCAAGTGCCGCGAACGATTACCGCATTATTATGTGCATTAACCGCTGAACCACCTGTTAAAGCGCTGGCTGATAAGCTTTGGCCGTAACTGATATCAGATGCTGTTGGTGCAGTTATGCTAAGGGTTGCTTTATTAACAATGACCCATACCTCTACGTTGACTGAACTGTATTTTTCTGAATTTGTAGGCTCAAACACGGCTGTAAAGTCATTTAGAGCAGAGGGGAACGTGTTGGGCCAAAGCCAATGCCACTCTCCTTCAACGGTCAATTTGTTGTTTTGTGGATCAACTGCTGAGCCACCTGTGAATAGGCTTTCGGACAATTTTTGGCCGTAACTGATATCCGATGCTGCCGGCGCAGTTACATTAGGGATTAACTTTTCAACCTCAATCCATACGGTTGTTGTGACTGCGTTATAATTTTGATCATCAACAGGTGTAAAGATTATATTATGTCTTGATGACGCCGTAGGCGCGCTCGTATTATCTACCCATTCCCAGGTACCATCAACGGTGAATGTATCGTTATACGGATTATAAGCCGAGCCGCCTGACAATGTGCTGTCTGAAAGCTTTTGCCCGTAGGTAATAGCTGATACCGTCGGTACAGTTAAAATGGGGGTCGATTTATAAACCGAAACCGGCACATCAACTGTGGCTGTGCTGTACTTTTCGGTTTTATTGGGCGTGAAAACCACTGCGTGGCTTGAGGTGCCGACAACAGGCGTGGTGGTATTTGTTTTCCATTGCCAAGTACCGGTCACTTCACCCCCCTGCGAGTTAACGGCTGAACCACCTGTCAATTGGGCGGTACTTAATGTTTGACCGAAAATGATGCTTTTAGCCTGGGGTACATTGCTGATAATGGGGCTTTCTTTGGATATTACAAAGGATTTACTGACGCTTCCTATGTAATTACCGTTTCTTACTGCGTTAACAATTACGGTTGCCGTATCCCCCAGATTGACGTTATTCTCGTAGCTGTAGTAAAAATCGTTGTTGCAATTTTCACCGTGAGTATGATTAATACTACATGGATTTAAAGTTATTGTTTCTTCACCGATTTTAAATTCTACTTTTGGTGTTGGCTTGATCGGTTCACCTGTAACAACTTGAGGTTCAATATCTTCAATAATATTACCCGCTAGTGCAATTTTCCATTTGGCATACAATGTTATGTTTTCTGTTATTGGCGTGCTAAAAACCCATTCGTTTAGGCACTCTGATTCGGTGAACCAACCTACGAATTCGTCGGCTGCCCCCAGTACGCCAGGATTTCTTATTGGGCCTGTTGGTTTTGCGACTGCGTCGCCTACCGCTAAGTCCTGAGGCTCTACCGCTGAACCGCCTTGTGCATCAAAGCTTGCAACAATCGTTTTTTGTTTTGTCAAATGAATATTAGGATATTGTACGCTACTATTTTTAAGCTTTGGGAGCTTTTTGTTATCAGTTGGAATATCCCACTTGTCGAGACTAAAGCCGCTCTCTGTCCAATTAAAAGCTTCAAATTTGTCGGTTAAAAGGCCTTGGCTTGTAGAATAAAACAGCTCTAAACCACGTGAATTTGGTGCTTCATTCACTGTATTAATAGAGCTCAGGGAATAACCATTATTAAAACCACCACTTGCGGCTATGTGGCCCGCATTTTCATTCGTGTTAGAACTAATTTTTGAATTTAAAGCAACGCAGTTATTGATTGCAGCTGTACCTGACGAATATCCTGCAATGCCTCCAGCCAATCCAGATGAATTTACATAGCCAGTACTATAGCAGTTGGATATTGTACCTGTGTTGTTGCCCACAATATTGCCGACGTTGGGTTTGCGCCAGTTATAAACCTTATAACCCAAAACAGTTGCAGAACTATAACAGTCAGAGACTATTCCGGCGTTTTCAGCAACTATTGCGCCAACGTTTTCGTAACCGCTTACATGTCCAGTAACGTAGCACTCTTTAATAGTACCTTTGGAATAAACTGCAATTCCGCCGGTGTTGTAATAAAACGACGACGTACTGCCCTTGATTATACAGTTCTCAAGACCTAAACCGCTAATTACAGCATTTTCACCAACATAGTTAAATAGCCCTCTATAAATATTCAAGTTTCTTATAACATGACCGTTTCCATCAAAATTCCCTTGAAACGGCGTCGAGGAAGTTCCAATTGCACTAACACTTTTTTCGCCCATATCAATATCATTTATAAGCTTGTAAAATTTCCCCGACTTATCATCGCGATTGTCGTTTACTTCATCTCGTAATCTTATAAGGTCATCGATGCTTTGAATAAGAAACGGGTCCGATTGAGTTCCTGTTCCTATGGATGCAATCCAAGCGGGGAAGGGGTCTGGTCTTGGAAGGCCGATATCCGCCCAGAACGATTCACATGCAAGAATGGCTGCGTCTAATTTATTTCCTTTGGTCTCTTCGTTATTCCCATTCCACGCATTACTCCAATAATAACTATCAATAACTGTACCATTGGTGTCGTCGCCAATAATCATTCCTGTTTTAATATCAGGATCATATATATTTACCCTAATTGTCCTGCCGAGATAGACTGACGCACTGATTGTTCCGCTATTGCACCCGCCTATAACACCGCCAACAATATTATCGCCTGAAAGATCACCTGTGACATAGCATTGCATTATAGCGCCACTTTCAATCCAACCTGCAATTCCGCCTGTGGAAAATGCGCTTTCGGGCTCAGCATAACCGGCAATATCTCCTCGGCTGTAACAACGCGTTATATTAATGGTACTAGTAGATTGTCCAAGAATTCCGCCTGCATATTTTGTACCTTCAATAGCGCATGTGCTGTAACAGTTTTCTATTTTAACTTTTTCATACATGGCTAAACCCGCGATGCCGCCTGCTGTTTCACCATTTACACGGCCCGTACTGTAGCAATTGATTATTGAGCCCTCGGTTATATTCGCTATTGCGCCTACGGTGTCGCCTACTATATTACAATCAACAACACCTAAGTTTTTTATAACAGCGCCTCTTTCGACCTTTGAAAACAAAGCACCGGTGGTGTTTTGGATGACACGATTATTACCATCAAAGGTACCTTTAAAGTTGATTAAAGGGCTAATGCCGTTAAAATCAATATTATTATTTAGTTTATAGAATTTACCGGTTGAATCTTTAGACCCAATGGCTATAAAATCTTGTGCGGTTTTGATTAAATAAGGGGAAGTACTCGTTCCGTTGCCTTGAAAGGTGTAAGATTTAATCCAGTGGGGCAACGTACTGGACTGGGTACCCCCAGTATTTTTTAGAATTGGAAGTGCGTTATCTACAAAAACCCAACTATTTGAGTCGTTTGAAAAAATATTAGAAAATTGCTCGGAGAGCACCCCAGTTGCGTTACAATTGATACTCTGGCCTTGCAAAACCTCAACGGACATATTGCTCCAAGCATAACAGTTACTTAGACCCGTACTAGGAATACCTGAAACCCCTCCACTTTTGTATCTATCGGCGCCTACGTATTTACCGTTTATGACTTTCTCGCATAAAGCCACACTGTTGGTTATAGAGGCTGTTTCATTTGCGTATCCGATGATACCGCCACCATAAGTAAAATATGTAGTGACATTACCAAGGTTGTAACAATTTTTGATCGAGCCGCTAGACCAGCCTGCAATACCACCCAATGCAAAGCCGTTAGAGGTTACGATATCACTTGTGTTATAACAGTCAGAAATACTACCGGATTCAAGTATAGCGCTTGCAATACCGCCAGCTGAACCCCGAGGAGTCTCTATAACACCTGCAGTATAGCATTCAGAAACGATGCCTTCGGTACGTCCAACAATACCACCGACAAAGTATGCTCCTATTAAATAGCCATTATAGTAGCAGCGAGAAATTGTTCCAGTGGAAATTCCCGCTATACCGCCAATATTGGTTGAATCGGACATGATCTCTCGGTTTATTTCAAAGGTGGAATAGCAATCAGAGATTGTTCCACTAGAAAGCCCTGCAATGCCGCCAATATTAGCGATATAAGTCCCTTGGATAACGCCAGAAGTGTAGCAATTTGTAATAGTTCCTTCAGAGTATCCTGCTAGAATGCCAATGTTCTCATCTATTGTTGCTCTCCAAGGATCTTGATGCTGCGACCCTGTGTCAATAAAAGCATCAACGACACCTAAATTTTTAACAACGCCTTCTTGACCTATGCTGCCGAATAACCCAACATTGCTTCCTCGTTCGCGCTGATATTTCAAATTTTTGATATCAAATCCTGCGCCGTCAAAGGTGCCACTAAATGGACTGGTTAAAGTTCCAATGATGACTCGATCTGTACCCATAGAAATGTCATTAACCATGACGTAGCAGGCGTCAGCATATTTCTTGTCTAGGTATGTAGAACCGTTCTCGACATAATAAGCTAGGTCCAGTAGATGTCTAGACTCTCCAATAACAAACGGGTTGCTCGGGCTGCCAATTTGTCCTATTGGCGCTGACCGCATGCTAAAACTACGGAAGGTATAGCGGCTTTGCATGGCTTCGTATTGTTTTACTTGCTCTAAAAGAGAGAGCTGTGCAGGATCTTTCCCCAACAGACTTGTGCCGGCAGCTTTATATAGAGGGCAATCCTCTAGATGCTGCACCATCTCCCCGCTGTCTAAAGGCGGACAATCACATTCAGGGGTCACATTGTTAATATCTTTGTTCTCTGGTAAAGAGGGGGCCTCGGGTTCGGCAGGGTCTTTAGCTTCACCGGAGGTGTTTTCGGGGCAATTCTCTAGATGCTGCACCATCTCGCCGCTGTCTAAAAGCGGACAATTGCACGCTGGAACAACTGTTGAATTGTCAGAAAAAGCTTCGTTTTCTGATGAAGGTAAGGGCTCGGATTCCACCTGTTCTTCACTTTGTACAGGCGCGGTATTATCAACTGCATTTTCTTCTGTATTGGCATTAGCTATATTCTCGGGGCAATTCTCTAAATGCTGCACCATTTCGCCACTGTCTAAAGGCGGACAATTACACGCCGAAGCAACATCTGTATTATCCATTCCAGCAGTTCGGTCACTTTCTGCGCTCTGACTTTCCTCTAATTTTGCAGATGCCGCTTCTGCTTCTACCATACTTTGGGCATCAGATAGATCTAATGCAGACGCGGGTAGAATGGTCATTTGTAAAATCACAGTAATTGTAAGTGCCATAGAGAGTAACCTTTTAAAACTCATGTCATATCCTCCGATTGTTCTTTTGTAAAACTATATTTTAATGTACGGTTTAGGGTTTTGATCTTCCTTATGACTCATCTGACAATTTTACTATCAAAAATATTTAGCGCTTTTTACATAAAACTACAATTTTAATTATAATAGCTTCTATCTGGCTTTGCTATTCCGATGCCGAAAGCAACACGATATAGGAAGAATTGACACTTAAAAAAAAGCAGCCACGGATAATAACACCGTGGCTGCTTGCTGCTTGACAGTCATTGCAGCAATATTTTGTAATTGTTGTAGGCCTGCCTGATCTGGCGATACTGCCGTTTCCGAATTGGAACCCTCGCACCGCTCCTCATAACGAACACATAGTGACACTCGTCCAATTCAGCGTACTGCATGTTAATGATATAGCTTTGATAACAGCGCAAAAAACTCCCCACAGAAGGTATTTGTTGCTCTAGACGGTTTAGCGTACCATAAGCCTCCAGCACAGAACCGTTTGTTAAATAGATTTTCAGTTTTTTCTGGGAACTCTCAATGTATTCCACCGCAACTAATGGAACCACACATTTTTCTCTGCCCACCGAATCTTGCAGTGTCAATAGAATCTGTTTTTCCTTGCGCAAACATTCCAAGAAAGATACCGACATCTGCACCTTTGGGTTGTTTGGATCTATCTGTGCCGGTTTTGTGGCATCGCGAACAAAGGCGATGAGATATTCCTCACCATTTGAGGTGATAATTTTAGAGTTGATCTCGGTACGGATGAGGGTACCATCCTTTTTTACATTTAGGCGATCAATATATTCATGTGGAAACAAATCCTCTTGAGTGTACTGCTCTTTTAAATAATAGCGCTCTGATGTCGGTATTAAATCTCGAATGTTTAGTTTGGTGATTTCTTCTATTGTGTAGCCAAATATTTCTGCACCCGACTGATTACACATTAGAATATCACCGTTGACATTTTCAATAAAGATTCCCTCTAGCGAGAGATTTAACAGAACCAATAAATCTTTATCAAGTATATTCACGGCACCGTTTCACTTCCCATCTGATCT from Oscillospiraceae bacterium MB24-C1 includes the following:
- the dhaK gene encoding dihydroxyacetone kinase subunit DhaK; protein product: MKKIINHPANVVDEMLEGLTLAYPQYVRRLEGFNVIVRADAPCDKVALISGGGSGHEPSHAGWVGEGMLDAAVAGAVFTSPTPDQIYEAIKAVDAAKGVLLVVKNYTGDVLNFEMAAEMAEADGIEVAQVVVNDDVAVENSTWTSGRRGIAGTVLVHKIAGAKAQAGATLAEVKAVAEKAIANVRSMGMSISPCTVPEAGKPSFELTENEMEIGLGIHGEPGTHREALRSADEITDLLLEKLFADLPLESGDETAVMINGLGATPLIELFVVNRRVAHVFAEKGIQIVKTFVGNYMTSLEMGGFSISVVKLDGEMKGLLLAKADTPALVQL
- the nagB gene encoding glucosamine-6-phosphate deaminase, translating into MKLITVKDYDAMSEAAAEIIMRQIDSKPNSVIGFSTGSTPTGTYKQLTAFCAQGRVSFKNVVPFNLDEYVGLAPDDPNSYVYYMKENLFDHIDIDPANTHIPNGAAEDLEAECRRYDALLERYGSIDLQLVGIGQNGHIGFNEPSDTFSDKTQIAKLSENTRAVNAAHFRSADAMPQFAITMGVGDIMRAKRIILMVNGAHKAQILDKVMHGEITPQVPASILQRHDDVTVIATQDAFI
- a CDS encoding TetR/AcrR family transcriptional regulator C-terminal domain-containing protein, whose product is MVRTSQTKTQLANSLKEIMKKVPFHNITVQNVADDCKVNRQTFYYHFKDMYDLLEWIYQNDIFCGFQEISVKNWQNVLLDTIKYAKRNKSFLRNTNRSLRKETIEKYLFPFIYQLFELVFDDACKDALIRTEEKVFILKFFTHAYVNVIIQWIGNGMQEEDTFLLEKVQILRRLLQSYRNSQTAETITVYNGLQNMEVKNGGKMRGQIIPMMSEAVNNF